Proteins from a single region of Desulfatiglans anilini DSM 4660:
- a CDS encoding HigA family addiction module antitoxin, which translates to MIRIPTHRAPTHPGEMLLEEFLKPMGITQRDLANAIKVPYQRINEIINGRRGITPSTALRLAKVFGVSEDFWMNVQLRWDLYFAKKSEFDALENIKPLPLGGLKANSSSAEHGVGN; encoded by the coding sequence ATGATACGGATACCTACTCATAGGGCACCAACCCATCCTGGCGAAATGCTGTTGGAAGAGTTTTTGAAGCCTATGGGCATAACTCAGCGAGATTTAGCCAATGCGATAAAAGTACCTTATCAACGCATCAATGAAATTATCAACGGGCGGCGTGGAATTACTCCAAGTACGGCCTTAAGGCTTGCAAAGGTTTTTGGTGTGTCAGAAGACTTCTGGATGAATGTTCAGCTGAGATGGGATCTTTATTTCGCTAAGAAATCTGAGTTCGACGCCCTGGAGAATATTAAGCCGTTGCCCCTTGGCGGTCTTAAAGCAAATAGCTCAAGCGCCGAACATGGCGTTGGAAACTGA
- a CDS encoding phage integrase N-terminal SAM-like domain-containing protein, with the protein MEKPTLLDQVRAALRVRHMSYRTEQTYVHWIKRLISFHNRKHPLEMGEAQVSAFLSYLAVEKRVAASTQNQALCAILFLYRNVLKKNRGWIDGIERAKRPRRLPVVFTRDEVRAILACLDGVLWIMAALLYGSGLRLMECLRLRVKGIAEHVARRPRGEAGQRAAQDPDEHRQSDLRPQLRKTAARQLVFSGQKVRDPVNAPHRHPDSGDT; encoded by the coding sequence ATGGAAAAGCCGACACTCCTCGACCAGGTCCGGGCTGCGCTTCGTGTCCGGCACATGAGCTATCGCACCGAACAGACTTACGTCCATTGGATCAAGCGGCTCATTTCCTTCCACAACCGGAAGCACCCATTGGAAATGGGAGAAGCCCAGGTCAGCGCTTTCCTGAGCTATCTGGCTGTGGAAAAAAGGGTGGCGGCCTCCACCCAGAATCAGGCGCTCTGCGCCATCCTGTTCCTTTACCGCAACGTGCTCAAGAAAAACCGCGGCTGGATCGACGGCATCGAACGGGCCAAAAGACCCCGCCGACTTCCTGTCGTCTTCACACGGGACGAGGTTAGGGCCATTCTCGCCTGCCTCGATGGAGTCCTTTGGATCATGGCGGCCCTTCTCTATGGGTCTGGGTTGCGGTTGATGGAATGCCTCCGACTTAGGGTCAAAGGTATAGCCGAGCATGTCGCCCGACGCCCCCGTGGCGAAGCCGGCCAGCGGGCCGCACAGGACCCCGATGAACATAGGCAGAGCGACCTGCGGCCGCAGCTCCGCAAAACTGCAGCCCGGCAGCTAGTATTTTCCGGGCAGAAAGTTCGCGATCCCGTAAACGCACCCCATCGGCACCCAGACAGCGGCGATACGTAG
- a CDS encoding type II toxin-antitoxin system RelE/ParE family toxin: protein MIQSFKNKATEEIFNGRSTKAARKICPQSLWAIAFRKLDRLDSVLTLDELRVLPGNRLEALSGDRNGQYSIRINDQYRICFSWTEAGPMNVEIADYH, encoded by the coding sequence ATGATACAATCCTTCAAAAACAAAGCGACGGAGGAGATTTTCAACGGCCGGTCAACCAAAGCTGCGAGGAAAATTTGTCCGCAAAGCCTCTGGGCGATCGCGTTTAGAAAACTTGATAGGCTTGATTCTGTCCTGACTCTTGATGAATTGCGTGTTCTGCCCGGAAATCGATTGGAGGCGCTGTCGGGTGATAGAAATGGACAATACAGCATCCGCATAAACGATCAATATCGTATTTGTTTCAGTTGGACCGAAGCCGGGCCTATGAATGTTGAAATAGCGGATTATCACTAA